The Streptococcus sp. oral taxon 431 nucleotide sequence TTCTTGCCCCTTTGGATCCGAGTAGAGCTTAGCAATCTCGGGCGTTGCTCCCCATGTCTCCCCTACTGTCAAAAGCTCTTTGTCGCCGAAAGTTGCCTGATTCATTTCCTTGAGATAGGGATGGAGCATAGGACCATTATTAACCACCTTCTCGTCAGGAATTTTCCCAATCATGTCAATAACGTCCATACGAAATCCACCGATCCCTTTATCAATCCAGAAATTCATCATTTCATAGATTTTTTGGCGTAGTTCTTCATTTTCCCAGTTGAGGTCCGGTTGCTTCTTGCTGAAAAAATGGAGATAGTATTGACCAGACTTTTCATCGTATTGCCAGGCAGATCCACTGAAAATTGACTCCAATTCGTTAGGTTCATCCCGCCAGATATAGTAGTCTCGCTCAGGACTATCAGGATTTTCACAAGCTTCAATAAACCAAGCATGCTCATCTGATGTATGATTGACCACCAAATCCATAATGATTCGGATATCTCGTTTTTTAGCCTCAGCAATCAGCACATTCATATCTTCCATGGATCCAAAGATAGCTGCAATATCTTGATAATTGGCAATATCATAACCATTGTCATCCATGGGGCTATCATAGACTGGAGAAAGCCAGATCGCTGTGATCCCTAACTTAGCTAGATAGTCTAGCTTACTGGTAATCCCAGGTAAATCACCAATCCCATCTCCATTGCTATCCTTAAAACTTTTTGGATATACTTGATAGACGACTGCATTGTGCCACCATTTTTCTTGCATCTTTTTACCTCTATTTAAAATTGACTTTACTCCATCATAGACCTTTTATCAAAATTATGCAAGCGTTTGCTTTATCTTTTTTTCTCACTTTTGCGACTCTCTAGTTTCTAATCTTCCATTTTTTTTATATAATAGAGCTCAGAGGTAAAAAAATGAAAAAACAAGCTTTTAGTTCTGAACAATATTTGAATCTACAACGCGACCATATCTTGGAGCGCATCAACCAATTTGACGGCAAACTCTACTTGGAGTTTGGTGGCAAAATGTTAGAAGATTTCCACGCTGCTCGTGTCCTTCCTGGATATGAACCTGACAATAAAATCAAGCTCTTGCAAGAGTTGAAGGAGCAAGTTGAGGTTGTTATCGCTATTAACGCTAGCAATATCGAGCACTCAAAAGCTCGTGGAGACTTGGGCATTTCTTATGACCAAGAAGTGCTTCGTTTGATCGATAAATTCAATGAATTGGGTATCTTTGTTGGTTCAGTTGTCATTACTCAATATGCAGGACAACCGGCAGCAGATGCCTTCCGTAATCAATTAGAGAAGAATGGTATCGACTCTTATCTTCACTACCCTATCAAAGGGTATCCGACAGATATGGATCACATCATTTCTCCTGAAGGTATGGGGAAAAACGACTATATCAAAACTAGCCGTAACTTGATTGTCGTGACTGCTCCTGGTCCTGGTTCAGGTAAGTTGGCAACTTGTATGTCTAACATGTACCACGACCAAATCAATGGTATCAAGTCTGGTTATGCCAAATTTGAAACTTTCCCAGTTTGGAACCTTCCTCTCCATCATCCAGTCAACTTAGCTTATGAAGCCGCTACAGCAGACCTAGATGATGTCAACATGATTGACCCATTCCATCTCCAAACTTATGGAGAAACCACAGTCAACTACAACCGCGACATTGAAATTTTCCCTGTTCTTAAGCGTATGCTGGAACGTATCTTGGGTGAGTCTCCTTATGCATCTCCAACTGACATGGGTGTCAACATGGTTGGCTTTGCAATCACTGATAACGACGCTGCCATTGAAGCATCTAAACAGGAAATTATCCGTCGCTATTACCAGACAGTTCTTGACTTCAAAGCTGAGAAGGTTGGAG carries:
- a CDS encoding DUF1846 domain-containing protein, whose protein sequence is MKKQAFSSEQYLNLQRDHILERINQFDGKLYLEFGGKMLEDFHAARVLPGYEPDNKIKLLQELKEQVEVVIAINASNIEHSKARGDLGISYDQEVLRLIDKFNELGIFVGSVVITQYAGQPAADAFRNQLEKNGIDSYLHYPIKGYPTDMDHIISPEGMGKNDYIKTSRNLIVVTAPGPGSGKLATCMSNMYHDQINGIKSGYAKFETFPVWNLPLHHPVNLAYEAATADLDDVNMIDPFHLQTYGETTVNYNRDIEIFPVLKRMLERILGESPYASPTDMGVNMVGFAITDNDAAIEASKQEIIRRYYQTVLDFKAEKVGETAVKKIELLMNDLGITPADRKVAVAARQKAEETGGPALALELPSGEIVTGKNSELFGPTAAALINAIKKSANIDAETKLIEPEVVKPIQGLKINHLGSRNPRLHSNEILIALAITAMQNPDADRAMKELGNLKGSEAHSTIILTDEDKNVLRKLGINVTFDPYYQYDRLYRK